The sequence GTATAGGGACATTACCCAATACACCACGAAGTTTCTCTCCACGAGTATCGAACAGGTTTTTAGCTACTTGTTGCGTAAGCGTACTGCCTCCGCCAGAACTACTATTGCCGGTAGCGATACCCTTAATAACCCGAAAGAACGAGCGCGGGTCGATCCCCGAATGTTTAATAAAACGGGCATCTTCTGTAGCTAGTAAGGCTGAAACTACATTGGGTGAAACCTGAGTGATCTCAACGGGCGTCCGATTTTCAACGTAATACTTTCCCAGTAGTTGATTATCGGCCGTATATACTTCCGATGCTCTGTCGCTCTGTGGGTTTTCGAGGGCTTTCAGACTAGGCATCCCGCCAAATAACCACAGAAAGTTGTAGCTGACAGCCAGTATATAGAAAACCAGCATAGCCAGACCAAGCAATGCATACCGCCAAAGGTTTTTGATAATGGTCCGGTAGCGACCGGGAGCAAAGTCAATCATTATGGGTGTGTAGGTGTTAATTGTTGATCAGTTTGTCGTTTTTCGGTTATGTAATCAGATGACAAACTCTAAAACCACGAACTTATTTTCTGGTTGCCGTTGGCTGATTGGCGGCCGTCAGCATTTCTTTAACGCGCGGAAGTAATGGGCTCGCCGGATAATCACGTACGAACTCGTTAAGAGACTGACGATAGGCATCTACAGTTTGCACTTTCCCGACCAATATAACGCGCAGAAGGGCTAGTTTGTCTTCCAGTTGTGTACCCGCAAACGCACTTAATGCATTATCGGCACGGGCCAGCGCTTCGGTCACGTTATTGGCTTTGTAGAGTTCATAAATCTGTGTATAGGTCGCCAGTGCCTTTGCTTCACTATCCGTTGACTGAGCAACGGCCCGGCCTGCTAATCGCGCATAGGACGTGTTCGGGTATTCGGCCAACAGTTTATCCTTCCAGGTCGATGTCTTTCCTAACTGCTCATTCGACAGGTGGAGCAGGTAATACACTTCTGGTTTCTGGAGTGTATTGGGATAACGGGTTAGCAATTGCTCAAACGTTGGAATAGCGTCGGCCGGTTGATTGAGTTGAAACTTATAGAGCTTCCCTAACTTATACAAAGCGTTTTCTATTCGCTGATTGGCCTGTGCCTGTGCTTCTTTTGAGAAAGGAATTTTAGCATAGAGGGCATCTTTTTGTGCTTTTCGGGCATTGACGGGCCCGCCTGCGGACCCCGTTGGTGCTGTTGCGTTCGTAGCATCCTGTTGTTGTAAGGGAGCATTCGGATTTACGTCATTGGCAGGGGTGCCACCGTTAAGCGGGCTATTGACGCCCGCAATAGCTTCCGAAGCCTCTTTATTACTACGGCGCCAGTTGTCTTCAATGGGTCGATTTCCCCACCGTACCGAAAATTCCTGTCTACCCTGACTCAACGCAACCGGATTATACAATACCCAGCGTTCATTGGGTTGAAGGTCTGAATTGGTGGCTCCGGGAACTGAGTTGACATTACCGTTAGAGGCTCTATCTATAATTTGCTGGGCGAGGGCTGCCTGTGCTTTGTCCTCTTTTTCTTTCTGCGTAATGGCATCTTCAAGTTGTTTATCCAATGCCGCGGGGTTCATCTGGGCCAGATGCAACAAACTATCATCGGTACGGATCGTGGTTTTGTATTGCACGAACTCGTCCAGCGTTTTCTTCCGGGTCGCCAGTGCCGCATAATCCGGCGATTGCTGCGGCATCAACGCCAGTGCGCTATCGTAGTAAACCTTAGCATTAGCGTAGTCGGTTTTCTTGTCAAAATACAACTTACCGATTTCCAGATACGTGTATGGAACTTGTGTCGTATTTGAACCGGCCGCCTGAATCGATTTGCTATAAAAATTAATGGCCTTATCGAAGTTGCCATTCCGGGCTTCCAGCAAGCCCATCGTAAAGTAAATTTTGTCTTTCAGGTCAACATTTTTACGGTCGTTGAGCATATTCTCGAACGTTTCTGCCGATTGTGCCAACCGTTTTTCATCGCCTGTCAGGCCATTGCTTTGAATGGCGTAAAGGTTCGCATAAAATGACTGATCATAAGAAGGCCTTGATTTCAGAACCTTCTGGTAATGGGCTATTGCCTTGGTCGGTTCACCCGACAAATCGTATAATTGACCCGTAATCAGGTGAAGACGAGCAGTCGATTCGCCCTTTTTTAAAACCGGGAAAGTCGCATCCAGAATACCGGCAGCGGTCACGTATTCACCCTTCCGCTCGTGCATGTACGCTTTGGTCAGGTAAAAGTCGCGGGTGTTTGCCTTGTTAAGGGGTTGAGTACGCAGATACTCCGCCACATTCAATGCGTTCGTGTAGTCGCTGGCTTCCGTATAAGCTCGCATCAAACCGACGAGGGCTTCGTGTTTGTCGTCTTCGCTGGTTCCTTTTGTGTTTACGTACTTGAAAACTTCAATAGCATTCGGTAAATCCTGCTTCAACAAGCGGGCCCGACCAATCAATATGTAGGCGTTATCGAGCCATTTGCTATTTTGATGGCGTTCAGGAATAAGGGAAGCTTTTTTGATCGCGTCGTCCAGCTGGGGTTTTACAGGCATGGACAGCATCGAATCCACGGGCAGCAGGATGGGTAATAACTGATTGTAATTTTCCTGCCGGTTTTTGAATAGAATCAATTCAGCTTCCTTGATTTCATCGCGAGCGATAACATAGGCGTTGAAATGGGACGTCAGGTTATGATAGCCTTTACTGATGGGCTTTGTGCTGTATTGCGAACACGAAACCAGCCCACCGGTTAGCAGAGCAAGAACCGTTAACAATAATAGGAACGGGCGGTTACGAAAATAGCAGAACATTCGGAAATAATACGTAGTCACTCGTATCTCAAAACGCTCCAGTCTGTGTTGACCGTATGGAACGTTAGCCCAAATTAACGAATTTTGCTCTTTAGATTGTATAGAACCCTTGAATTCTGTGGAAAACGATCCTGAATTACCCCCCGGAAACCGTCCGGAAAAGCCTGCCGGAAACGATCCGATAAAGAAAGTAGCCGAAAAAACGACTTCCTTTGTGCAATTCAGCGGTATTGCCTTTCAAATGCTTGGCACAATAGGATTGGGTGTCTGGGTTGGTCTAAAACTGGACGAATGGCAGGATAACAAGCGACCTATCTGGACAATTGTATTGTCGCTGACGGCTATCGGTGCGTCATTGTATTTATTTATCCGACAATTGACACGAAAATAATTGGCAATGGGTGGGAGTCAGGCGCTCGGCTTAAGTGGCGTCTTTGGCCTCATACCTCTTGCTCCATCTCCATGCTTCGAACATTTATCGTCACTGTCATACTGGCAATTGTATTTTTCATAGCCGAGCGATATTCTGTATCACCTTGGTTACACCCTGACTGGAAAATTTTATTGATCTTTTTCCTGAGCGTGTCATTCCTGACTCATCGGTTGGTGGAGTCTGGTTTACAAGGGGATCGCGAACGGTTCATTCCCTTGTTTATGGCCGCAACGGTTGCCCGCTTGATCCTTGGCCTTGCTTTTGTCGGGTTTTTTCTATTCCGGCATATTGATCAGCGTCGAACGTTCATTTTTGACTTTCTTGTACTATATATATTTTACACAGGCTTTGAGATTTGGGGGCTTACTCGTAACTTGCGACGCGATTCGTAAAAACGATCTGTCACATCATATGATGAGTTCTGTGATTAATAGATTTCTGTTGGCTATAGCTCTTGTTATGAGCTCGTTAGCTTTTGTACATGCTCAGGAGGAAGGCCACGAGGGCGAAGTACCGGGCACACATGGTAAAAAAGAAGGATTTAATGTGGGCGAAATGATCATGCACCACATTAAAGATGAACATGGTTGGGAGTTTGCTCATGGGGTTACTCTACCATTGCCTGTTATTCTGTATTCGCAGGATCGGGGGCTGGAGGTTTTCTCATCATCGCACCTGGCTAACGAAGCCGTCTATAATGGATACAAGCAGGAGCATGGCAAAATTCATCGTGTGGATGAAGCCGGTAAAGTAGATCATGAAGCCAAGATCTATGATTTCTCGATTACCAAAAATGTAGCGTCGCTGCTGTTGAGTGCGGTGATTTTGCTGCTGATTTTCCCCGCCGTTAGCAAAGGGTACGTCACCAACAAGGGCAAAGCGCCGAAAGGCATTCAATCATTGCTTGAACCAATCATCCTGTTCGTTCGCGACGAGATTGCCAAACCAAGCATTGGGCCGAAATACACCAAGTTTCTGCCTTATCTGCTAACGCTATTCTTCTTTATCCTGGTAAACAATCTGCTGGGTCTGTTGCCGGGTGCCGCTAACCTGACCGGTAACATCGCTGTTACGCTGGTACTGGCTGTTATTACTTTCCTGATCGTTACGTTCAGTGGTAACAAGCATTACTGGCTGCACATCCTCAAGCCGACAGGTGTTCCCATTGCGCTCCTGCCAATTATGATTCCGGTTGAGATTGTGGGCGTGTTCATGAAGCCAATTTCGCTGATGGTCCGGTTGTTTGCCAACATTACAGCAGGTCACATCATTATTTTGAGCTTACTGGGACTGATCTTCATGGCGAACCATTTGGGTGGTTCAGGCACAAGTCTGGCTATTAGCCCGGTTGTTGTGTTCTTTACCTTGTTTTTGAACATGATCGAATTGCTGGTGGCATTCCTTCAGGCATTTATCTTCACCCTGCTTACGGCCATGTATATTGGCAGCGCAGTAGAAGAGCACCACGAAGCTGATCATGGTATTGGTTATGAAGGCGCAGAAGCGCATTAAGACTAGTGCGTAGTTTGCAGCAGGTAGTCTGCAACGTGTCGTGGATTTATTTACTACCAACCGATTTGCAATCTTTTGTTTCACTTATATAAATAGTTTGAGTTTTATGTTAGCAATGTTGTTTGCTCTGCTGTTAGAAGCCACAGGTAGTGTTGCCATTATGGGTGCTGCTATTGGTGCTGGTTTGGCCGCTATCGGTGCTGGTCTGGGTATTGGCCGGATCGGTGGTAGTGCTATGGAAGGTATCGCCCGTCAGCCAGAAGCTGCTGGTCGTATCCAAACCGCCATGCTGATCATTGCGGCTCTGATCGAGGCCGTGGCTCTGTTCGCAGCTGTTATTTGTCTGCTGGTAGCTACCGCTTAATTCGGTCTGGCTACAGCAGCATCTAAAACGGAGTAGGCTGGCTACATTAGGTGCCGGCTCCACTACTCACTAAATTTCCGGAGACTGTCTGCCCATTTGGGGTTGCCGATGGGCAGACAACTTCAAACAAAAGATTGAATTGAGTGCTGATAGGCGGGTTTCATCCATCGCGTATCCCTTTTAAAGATAAATCGTAAAACACGTAAATCGTAAATCCATGGATTTGCTTACTCCTGATCTTGGTCTATTATTCTGGCAGGTAGTCGTTTTCCTCGGCCTTTTTCTGATCCTTCGCACATTTGCCTGGAAACCAATCACTGATAGTTTGCATGAGCGCGAAAACAATATTCAAAGTGCGCTCGATCTGGCCGAAAAAACACGCGTCGAAATGACCGCGCTGAAAGCCGACAATGAGAAACTGCTCGCACAGGCCCGCTCTGAACGGGAAGCTATTCTGCGTGGCGCAAAAGAAACGGCCGACAAAATGGTCGCTGATTCGCGCGATAAGGCAGCGGCTGAAGGGCAACGTATTCTGGAACAGGCTCGTGAAGCTATGCAGAATGAGCGGCAGGCGCTTGTAACCCAGATGAAAAAAGAAGTGGTTACGCTCTCGCTCGATATTGCCGAGAAAGTACTGCGCAAAGAACTGAGCGATAAGGCTTCGCAGGAAAAACTAGTTAGTGATCTGGTATCCAATTCAAGACTAAACTAAACGAGTTATACGATGTAAGGCTTTCGTCTTGCAAATTGTAACTTACGACATACCTATGGCAGTTGCTACCGTAGCATCCCGATATGCAAAATCACTTCTGGA comes from Spirosoma aureum and encodes:
- the atpE gene encoding ATP synthase F0 subunit C → MLAMLFALLLEATGSVAIMGAAIGAGLAAIGAGLGIGRIGGSAMEGIARQPEAAGRIQTAMLIIAALIEAVALFAAVICLLVATA
- a CDS encoding AtpZ/AtpI family protein; the encoded protein is MENDPELPPGNRPEKPAGNDPIKKVAEKTTSFVQFSGIAFQMLGTIGLGVWVGLKLDEWQDNKRPIWTIVLSLTAIGASLYLFIRQLTRK
- the porW gene encoding type IX secretion system periplasmic lipoprotein PorW/SprE encodes the protein MFCYFRNRPFLLLLTVLALLTGGLVSCSQYSTKPISKGYHNLTSHFNAYVIARDEIKEAELILFKNRQENYNQLLPILLPVDSMLSMPVKPQLDDAIKKASLIPERHQNSKWLDNAYILIGRARLLKQDLPNAIEVFKYVNTKGTSEDDKHEALVGLMRAYTEASDYTNALNVAEYLRTQPLNKANTRDFYLTKAYMHERKGEYVTAAGILDATFPVLKKGESTARLHLITGQLYDLSGEPTKAIAHYQKVLKSRPSYDQSFYANLYAIQSNGLTGDEKRLAQSAETFENMLNDRKNVDLKDKIYFTMGLLEARNGNFDKAINFYSKSIQAAGSNTTQVPYTYLEIGKLYFDKKTDYANAKVYYDSALALMPQQSPDYAALATRKKTLDEFVQYKTTIRTDDSLLHLAQMNPAALDKQLEDAITQKEKEDKAQAALAQQIIDRASNGNVNSVPGATNSDLQPNERWVLYNPVALSQGRQEFSVRWGNRPIEDNWRRSNKEASEAIAGVNSPLNGGTPANDVNPNAPLQQQDATNATAPTGSAGGPVNARKAQKDALYAKIPFSKEAQAQANQRIENALYKLGKLYKFQLNQPADAIPTFEQLLTRYPNTLQKPEVYYLLHLSNEQLGKTSTWKDKLLAEYPNTSYARLAGRAVAQSTDSEAKALATYTQIYELYKANNVTEALARADNALSAFAGTQLEDKLALLRVILVGKVQTVDAYRQSLNEFVRDYPASPLLPRVKEMLTAANQPTATRK
- the atpB gene encoding F0F1 ATP synthase subunit A, whose product is MMSSVINRFLLAIALVMSSLAFVHAQEEGHEGEVPGTHGKKEGFNVGEMIMHHIKDEHGWEFAHGVTLPLPVILYSQDRGLEVFSSSHLANEAVYNGYKQEHGKIHRVDEAGKVDHEAKIYDFSITKNVASLLLSAVILLLIFPAVSKGYVTNKGKAPKGIQSLLEPIILFVRDEIAKPSIGPKYTKFLPYLLTLFFFILVNNLLGLLPGAANLTGNIAVTLVLAVITFLIVTFSGNKHYWLHILKPTGVPIALLPIMIPVEIVGVFMKPISLMVRLFANITAGHIIILSLLGLIFMANHLGGSGTSLAISPVVVFFTLFLNMIELLVAFLQAFIFTLLTAMYIGSAVEEHHEADHGIGYEGAEAH
- a CDS encoding F0F1 ATP synthase subunit B — its product is MDLLTPDLGLLFWQVVVFLGLFLILRTFAWKPITDSLHERENNIQSALDLAEKTRVEMTALKADNEKLLAQARSEREAILRGAKETADKMVADSRDKAAAEGQRILEQAREAMQNERQALVTQMKKEVVTLSLDIAEKVLRKELSDKASQEKLVSDLVSNSRLN